The genome window GGGAAATCCTGATCCAATGGGAAAAGAATTTGACATCACCCCTGTCAACGTACCAAAAGTCGATACAAAATATCGCCGCATCGTGACCCCTGTGCCCCATCCAGACTCGGTAGCAACTTTGGAAACCCTGCACCGGGTAGAACCCATCTCCATGCGCGGACAACCGCCCATTGTATGGGACCGCGCAGAAGACTGTCAGGTCTATGACAAATACGGCAACATGTGGCTCGACTGGAGTTCGGGCGTACTTGTCACCAATGCCGGGCACGGCATGCCCGAAGTGCGGCGTGCAATCGTAGATCAGGTAGGCACCGGACTATTGCACAACTACGTATTCCCGAGCGAAGAACGGGCGCAACTCGTCGAATTTCTGATCGAACTGGCACCAGAAGGGTTAGACAAAGCATTTCTACTAACAACCGGATCTGAAAGCACAGAAAACGCCTTAAAACTCGCGCGAACATACGGCATTACAACCGGAGGAAAAAAGAAAATCGGCTTTGTGGGATTTGAACGCGGATTTCACGGACGCACAATGGGCGCACAGCAAGTCGGCGGCATGCCCGGGCAAAAAGACTGGATCGGCAACGAAGACCCCGCCATCGTACAGGTCCCCTTTCCCGACGGGTATTGGACGGAAAACGTAGATTTTGATTTCTTCTGCTCTACACTCAAAGACAAAGGACTAAATGCAAACGACGTATGCGGCG of Gemmatimonadota bacterium contains these proteins:
- a CDS encoding aspartate aminotransferase family protein, with amino-acid sequence MGKEFDITPVNVPKVDTKYRRIVTPVPHPDSVATLETLHRVEPISMRGQPPIVWDRAEDCQVYDKYGNMWLDWSSGVLVTNAGHGMPEVRRAIVDQVGTGLLHNYVFPSEERAQLVEFLIELAPEGLDKAFLLTTGSESTENALKLARTYGITTGGKKKIGFVGFERGFHGRTMGAQQVGGMPGQKDWIGNEDPAIVQVPFPDGYWTENVDFDFFCSTLKDKGLNANDVCGVMLETYQGVGPDFAPVAYVQALSEWCKAHNALLIFDEVQAGFGRTGKMWGFEHYGVTPDLICFGKGVSSSLPLSGVIGRTEVMDLYPPGSMTSTHTGNPVCCAAALASLQKIVNDDLTGNAARLEPVLMNGIKKIQTAHPDVVGHVTCKGLVGGVQMVKPGQKEPDPDLAHEIVLRCFHKGLLFFAPVGAWGQTVKISPPLTIEQDALEDGLQVLAEVVNDIQR